The following proteins are encoded in a genomic region of Leptolyngbya ohadii IS1:
- a CDS encoding tetratricopeptide repeat protein, translating into MNLSIAVVKPCPRRAQPFISSHGGSRHGLIFSRPALELLLPPFNTIKASANNDALLEMNDRTKAILFLAAQPTSTARLRLDEEIREIEAGLQRSKYRDRFHLKQQWAVRSRDLQRAMLDHQPQIVHFSGHGVGQATAQEGQVLEETRKLVPVDRLEPAEEGLILEDQTGQPQLVTTEALAALFELFRESVECVVLNACYSERQAQAIAQHIPYVIGMNQAIADKAAIEFSVAFYDAIGAGKDIKFAFDLATVAIKMTGINQDHIPVLITHRPDRPPVSTTATIAFSTYNPQTFTGREAETGAICEQLRRGCRIIAIVGMTGVGKTTLAERAIDQLAQDEETLPYVRFSLDDRSIGTDFSSSGAALLRELGEELTLEDQQDPTNLVSHIVSRLQSHPCRLQIDSMERLLKGNEQDGWSEFCDPLWLSLFQRVLSTNQMASQLILTTQDIPGDLEGMGDRFNQFWFCQTLQGLSQQEQLDLFQKLGLRDDQERLKRIGQFYDGHPLVLQVIADEIKQRPFNGNVQSYWDRYGEEFEAATPQGKVDRSRTFRTRVRQRVEQTIESLPDTAKQLLCACSVFRRPVPETFWLEMSEGDDPYAAFDCLQGRKLVEYVDVPGQPCLVRQHNLIRSISYGLLKTDNQKWEQAERKVADLWLTAYVPPYDAPNIETIRGYLEAFDHFCEIQDWDKAKFVFQSSPGEEILHWQLNIWSYFDEQIKLCDKLIEKVSLEVDMDCLGGLSLANNYLGNYQQAIYYAEKRKNIAEKTGNMEVLSKALSNMGLGYYSIRDFSSAKRYYEESLIIAEQFQYFVPKMHTLGNLGLVYRGQNQFLEAKKCIQEQLKISQKLNANYEQVIALNTLGLVHSDLNEYQQAIDCYEQSLELARKIGDRFGEGIALSNLGNAYANLGQYPQAIDSYQQSLAIKREIGARLGEGITLGNLGETQRKLQQYSESLANNQAALQIFQQIGDRTNEAKALLNLAKLYHDLNDTPTALPLCQQALALASELGIPLKADCEELLDKLTNGDKS; encoded by the coding sequence ATGAACTTGAGCATTGCAGTGGTTAAACCCTGCCCAAGACGGGCACAGCCCTTCATCTCCAGCCACGGCGGTAGCCGTCATGGACTCATCTTCTCTAGACCCGCACTTGAATTGCTTCTGCCTCCATTCAATACAATTAAAGCGTCTGCAAATAATGACGCTTTGCTCGAAATGAACGATCGCACAAAAGCAATTCTATTTCTGGCAGCTCAACCTACCTCCACGGCAAGACTTCGCCTCGATGAAGAAATCCGTGAAATTGAGGCAGGCTTACAAAGGTCGAAGTACCGCGATCGATTCCATCTCAAACAACAGTGGGCTGTCCGCTCTAGAGATTTACAAAGGGCGATGCTCGATCATCAACCGCAGATTGTTCATTTTTCTGGACATGGCGTGGGGCAAGCAACAGCGCAGGAAGGACAAGTATTAGAAGAAACACGAAAGCTGGTGCCAGTCGATCGGCTAGAACCTGCTGAGGAGGGACTGATCCTGGAAGACCAGACCGGACAACCCCAACTCGTTACGACAGAGGCATTGGCAGCACTGTTTGAACTCTTTCGAGAGTCTGTCGAGTGTGTGGTCTTAAATGCCTGCTATTCAGAACGACAGGCTCAGGCTATAGCCCAACACATTCCCTATGTCATTGGCATGAATCAGGCAATTGCCGACAAAGCTGCAATCGAGTTCTCCGTCGCCTTCTATGATGCGATCGGGGCAGGGAAAGATATCAAATTCGCCTTTGATCTTGCTACTGTCGCTATTAAGATGACAGGCATTAATCAGGATCACATTCCCGTCTTGATCACCCATCGACCAGACAGACCTCCAGTTTCGACAACTGCGACGATCGCATTCTCTACCTATAACCCTCAGACGTTTACAGGACGGGAAGCGGAGACTGGGGCAATCTGTGAGCAACTGCGCCGAGGTTGTCGGATTATTGCCATTGTGGGCATGACAGGAGTGGGCAAAACCACGCTCGCGGAACGGGCGATCGATCAATTAGCTCAGGATGAAGAAACACTGCCCTATGTCCGCTTTAGCCTCGACGATCGTTCTATCGGCACTGATTTCTCTTCCAGTGGGGCTGCTTTGCTCAGGGAACTGGGTGAGGAACTAACACTGGAAGACCAGCAAGACCCTACTAATCTAGTCAGCCACATCGTTAGCAGGTTACAGAGTCACCCCTGTCGGCTTCAGATTGATTCGATGGAGAGACTGCTGAAGGGCAATGAACAAGACGGGTGGAGCGAGTTTTGTGATCCCCTCTGGCTCTCACTGTTTCAAAGGGTGCTGTCCACAAATCAAATGGCAAGCCAACTGATCCTTACCACTCAAGATATTCCTGGAGATTTAGAGGGGATGGGCGATCGTTTCAACCAATTCTGGTTTTGCCAAACGCTTCAGGGGTTGAGTCAGCAGGAGCAATTAGACCTATTTCAGAAGTTGGGATTGAGGGATGACCAGGAACGACTGAAACGCATCGGGCAGTTCTATGATGGGCATCCCCTTGTACTTCAAGTCATTGCAGATGAAATCAAGCAACGTCCTTTTAATGGCAATGTTCAGAGCTATTGGGATAGGTATGGGGAGGAGTTTGAAGCCGCAACTCCCCAGGGTAAGGTCGATCGTTCTCGCACCTTTAGAACTCGCGTCCGGCAACGGGTGGAGCAAACCATTGAAAGCTTGCCTGATACTGCTAAACAGTTGCTTTGTGCCTGTTCGGTGTTCCGTCGCCCAGTGCCGGAAACCTTCTGGCTTGAAATGAGTGAAGGCGATGATCCCTATGCCGCTTTTGACTGTCTTCAGGGTCGCAAGCTGGTGGAGTACGTCGATGTTCCGGGTCAACCCTGTCTGGTACGTCAACATAATCTTATCCGTTCTATCAGCTATGGCTTGCTCAAAACGGATAACCAGAAGTGGGAGCAGGCAGAACGAAAAGTTGCTGACCTTTGGTTGACAGCCTATGTACCGCCTTACGATGCGCCCAACATCGAAACTATTCGAGGATATCTCGAAGCTTTTGACCACTTCTGCGAAATTCAGGATTGGGACAAGGCTAAATTTGTCTTTCAAAGTTCACCCGGAGAAGAAATATTACATTGGCAGCTAAATATTTGGAGCTACTTCGATGAACAAATTAAACTTTGCGATAAGCTAATTGAAAAAGTATCCTTAGAAGTAGATATGGATTGCTTAGGTGGTTTAAGTCTTGCTAATAACTATTTAGGTAATTATCAACAAGCAATTTACTATGCAGAGAAACGTAAAAATATTGCAGAAAAAACTGGAAATATGGAAGTTTTGTCAAAAGCTCTTAGCAATATGGGTCTCGGTTATTACTCTATAAGGGACTTTTCAAGCGCGAAAAGATATTATGAAGAATCCCTAATAATAGCGGAGCAGTTTCAGTATTTCGTTCCCAAAATGCATACGTTAGGAAATCTAGGACTTGTTTATCGGGGGCAAAATCAATTTTTAGAGGCAAAAAAATGTATTCAAGAACAGTTAAAAATAAGCCAGAAACTAAATGCTAATTACGAACAAGTCATCGCACTGAACACTTTAGGATTAGTCCATTCAGATTTAAATGAATATCAACAGGCAATCGATTGTTATGAACAATCTCTAGAGCTTGCACGTAAAATTGGTGATCGCTTTGGAGAAGGCATTGCACTGAGCAATTTGGGCAACGCTTACGCCAATCTCGGTCAGTATCCTCAAGCCATTGATTCCTATCAACAATCTCTTGCTATTAAAAGAGAAATTGGCGCTCGGCTAGGAGAAGGCATTACACTGGGCAATCTAGGTGAAACCCAACGCAAGCTCCAGCAATACTCAGAGTCATTAGCTAATAACCAAGCAGCACTGCAAATCTTTCAACAGATTGGCGATCGCACTAATGAAGCCAAAGCCCTCCTCAACCTCGCCAAACTCTATCATGACCTCAACGACACCCCCACTGCTCTCCCCCTCTGCCAGCAAGCTCTGGCTCTAGCCTCTGAACTCGGTATCCCCCTCAAAGCCGATTGTGAGGAACTGCTGGACAAGTTGACTAATGGGGATAAGTCATAG